A stretch of DNA from Ranitomeya variabilis isolate aRanVar5 chromosome 1, aRanVar5.hap1, whole genome shotgun sequence:
GATGCTTTGCTGAATCTAGCAACCCAGTAAAAACTCGCGATATCACAGCTAAACAGGGCCTCCAAGGCTGATACCTGGATCTTAAGGGTActtcactgtgttccaaattattatgcaaataatatttcctcatattttctctaaattacctatctgaattgcagtcattgttattttccagtcatctactattctagtataattgcaatgttttggaaaaaaaactgcctatgaaaacagtatctttttcaaaaaaataaacactcaaaatgcatgttccaaattattatgcacagcagagttttcaacctttttttattattattttgaacaaaaaaatggtcagttgtgaagttataagcattatcagcttattacaaaatgaaatcaaacagttttcaagtgaaaactttattctaggtgatgttacatttgcacgtaggaccccttgttcaaaagaagcctttgtcagtttttggatgatttctgcttcaattgttttgcatgtggacagaataccctcccagagctgttgcttagatgtgaactgcctcccgccatcatagacactccttttgatgatgctccagaggttctcaatggggttgaggtcaggggaagatggtggccacaccataagtttgtccttttttatgcccatagcagccagagatgcagatgtgtttttgcagcatgagatggtgcattatcatgcatgaaaatgatcttgctgcagaaagcacggttcttcctcttgaaccatggcaggaagtgttgttttagaaactccacatagattatggagttcatctttaccccttcagggatcataaaggggccgacaatctctctccccatgattccagcccaaaacattactccacctcctccttgttggtgccttagccgcgttttcatggggtgtccatcctccactccatccatctgatccatcgagcgttgcacggcactcatcggtgaacaaaacagtttggaagtcagtctttatgtatcgtttggcccactggagccgtttctgcttgttgcagtggatagaggtggtcgacaggatggcttacgcacagctgcaaacctctgaaggaccctgcatcttgttgttctggggatgttggaggcaccagcagcttcaaaaactagtctgctgctatgacaaggcatttttgcagctgctcttttaaccttacgcaattgcctgttggaaagagtcctcaatttttccttatcagcacgcgcacgtgtgctgggaatcagctgcatacttcttgattgtgcgatgatcacgatgaagtgtcttggcaatgttgattgtagtcatgccttgacctaaatactccacaatttgttgcttctcagcagccgacacatcctttttctttcccattttggcaaaaaatgtaggctacttaataatgtggaacagccttcttaagtaggctTGCCTTTGTTTGGACacatgccaaactaatgtgcaccggtatctgcaattgctttcagtgatataaagagccctgacacacatcaccatcaatgagtttaaatgacaaacaaaaaaattctaaccttatcactcctaaactctatgtgcataataatttggaacacagtgtatatatttgCTGGCGACGCTTTTTAGAAAGTCTTTAACTCCACAGGGTCAGCAGACTTCAGCCAGTTTCCCCTTGCAGTGTGGCCCTTGTACTAACATGTTTAACTTGTTATATTCACATGGATCCTGTAGCCCATCTGTACCGACCGTCTACTATGCTCCCTTCTTGTGTTTCAGAGAgtgggtgatgaagagcagcctcctcATTGCCATGTCCGTGTACACCTACCTTCGGCTGATTGTTGACCACCATGGGACCCCCCAGCTCCTGACACTGCGGCAGAAGGAGGTGGACTTCTGCACCATGCTGTTGAGAGAACGGGTAGCCTATCCCAGCCTTCCCCTGATGAGTGATCCCTCAAAGGTCCACCACTCAGTACAGAATCCTCTGGGAACGGCCAATGTTCTGTCCACATTACGGAGTGGTCACCCAGCAAACCCAGACACAGAAATTTCTGGAAGACTCCTCTCTCACTCTGCTCCCTCGCGACCTGTCTCGCGCTCCCTCGCGACCTGTCTCGCGCTCCCTCGCGACCTGTCTCGCGCTCCCTCGCGACCTGTCTCGCGCTCCCTCGCGACCTGTCTCGCGCTCCCTCGCGACCTGTCTCGCGCTCCCTCGCGACCTGTCTCGCGCTCCCTCGCGACCTGTCTCGCGCTCCCTCGCGACCTGTCTCGCGCTCCCTCGCGACCTGTCTCGCGCTCCCTCGCGCGCCCCCCCACCTCGCGTGGTCAGTGACTCCGGTATATCATGGCGGCTGCGTGTGCTCCTCGCTCGCtcacctttttctctcctttcctgGACAGTTTATGGACTGCTTCATGATTGGCCGGGACCTGGTGCGGCTGCTGCAGAATGTCGCACGCCTTCCAGAGTTTGATTCGTTATGGAAGGATATGCTGCACAACCCTCAGGCGCTGAACCCCCAGTTCACAGGTACATGCTCACAGTAATAGGCACAGGGTCACAGCCAAGTGCGTCTCGTCTGTGTGCTGCTGATGTCCTGCTCTGGAGATGGTGGGGGGCAGATGATTGTGCCCCCCATCCTTCAGGCAGGGCCCAATTAGCTCCCGTCCTCCACATCTGTGTATAGCAGCGCATTGTACTGGCTTCTCGGCTCAGTGATCCAGCTGGGGCTGTGGGGTAATGAGGACtaataagcgagaaaacagccgcactctctcgggttatagcttgcaaagtggtgtatttattcacatgtgtttgacattcaaatatatgtagacatacagcaggataagaaaaaaaagtgacgtttcaacccagttccgggtctttctcaaactgagtagctgatgctgtttgaaaatttgaaattaggtcccaaaaggggctcctcttggtgtggcgctggggtatcctgcttcctgctttcttatcctgctgtatgtgtacatatatttgaatgtcaaacacatgtgaataaatacaccactttgcaagctataacccgagagagtgcggctgttttctcgcttatttgactggtattgggttcttcccaagtacagcctgcaccacctgatttgctgagtgtgctccattcccTTGAATTTATGGGTAATGAGGATTACCAGCCCCGCAGATCATCTCCTGCTGGTGAGAGTGGCAGGACTGCAGCTGGGAGATAATCATTATAGCCACCATCACCCAGCTCTCCCAGCATCCTGAGAGGGTCATCCGATGCTGCTGCGAGTGGCATCAGAGGAGATGAGCAGCACCTGGTGGAGGTCTGCCACAGCTCACCACCTTCTCCTTTTCTCAATCCTCCAGGAATCCTGCAGCTTCTTCAGTCTCGCACGTCCCGGAAGTTCCTGGCTTGTCGTTTGACCCCCGACATGGAGACCAAGCTGCTGTTCATGACTTCCCGGGTACGACTAAGTCCATCAGCCCACTGcactcacctccagagctgcagtcactagtgTTACAAGATATCTTATACtccggtcacctccagagctgcagtcactagtgTTACAAGATATACtccggtcacctccagagctgcagttaaGAGTCTTGCGTCATGTCCTGTGcttgtcacctccagagctgcaaccACTAGTGTTACATCATGTCCTGTGCTCTAGTCTCCTCCAGAGCTGCTCACTATTCATTGTGACACTGCTTGCACACTTTGCTTTGTGCTGCAGTTTGCAGATTACTTGCATTGCACCACATGCCCTTGCTGCAGCTCAGATTGTGAGTTAATCTGAGTACATAAGCtctgctttgggaaggagggggtcCGGCATAGCATCATGAACTTTGGAACAGTGACCCTCGCTCTGGCAATCGCTGGGGTGGAAACTGACGTCTCGTATGTAGAGTGCATaccccagcacacacagcagggggcaGAGTGTGTAATGTGAAGATTCCCTTAGGAACCACCTGACCTTTGATCCTCAGGTGGTGAGCCGTTATATGAACTCCGCATCACCTGTCTCATTAGTCTGGCCCCCGTGCCACGCAGTGACTCAACTCTCACTGTCTTCACCCCTTCCCCGCAGGTCCGGTTCGGGCAGCAGAAGAGATACCAAGACTGGTTCCAGCGTCAGTACCTCTCCACCCCAGACAGCCAGTCCCTGCGCTGCGATCTGATCCGCTACATCTGCGGCGTGGTGCACCCGTCTAACGAGGTGCTGAGCTCTGACATTCTGCCCCGCTGGGCCATCATCGGGTGGCTGCTGACCACCTGCACGGTGAGAGCGCATGACATTGTGCATGCGGTACATGCCGAACTTGTCCTGACCCCTCTGCCTTTGTCTTACAGTCCAATGTGGCCGCCTCCAATGCCAAACTCGCCCTGTTTTACGACTGGCTCTTCTTCAGCCCTGAGAAGGACAGTATTATGAACATCGGTGAGTCCGCCTCTGGTGGCCGTCGCCCCATTTTCCTCACGGTCACGGATCCCTATTCCGTGGTGTAACTAAtttgtcacgtgcccgctctcagcacgtgacttgggttgtgcaTGCAAGGGttaatctccccactctcagtccagcattcaacctctgtcctatgctgtaatgggagcataaatcacacaccgacccaggtcacacacccgctcatacacgctaccACCACTCACCGAGTACACGGGCTATGAGCCCCGGAAATATTAGTATTAATAATGTGTACCACTGAtaactcacacaccttaggctatggattcttttagaacattcaaggttcaacttgttaaagttttatactttaatacaaaaaggttcagtgcttacagtgagaaaaggtataaaaatatgataataaaaacatATAACTTaggcaaaacagtataaaaataaacaggagaaacttatagaaatcatctaactggtagtttgctttctgctccctgagggggactgaatggagttggtggagcaCTTCAGTGTCTCAGGCtgtcctcacatgtgaacacgtttctctgtatacagccctaatttatgtctttggtctggaggtcaggtttctagaccagcccctcaggttaatatcataattgcttgttttttgattggaccacggccgcgccccccaatgaatatattattttcttttgagatcctttgtgtaaaagttctcacagagatactatcaggccgtaattaacatctctcttccaagagctaggaggtgtgaaatgttacctttcttcttggcttccagcaggaccccctggtgagattggagacaaaaGTCTACTTGTCTCagaaaaatacatattaacacctgggttcgACCTGCAGCTTTTCAAGACAAGTGATACactattgccagtgacacaataaatctatacatagtccactatgcatgtatgtatatgtatgtatatgtgtgtggtgtatatatgtgtgtgtgtatatatacacacacacacacacacacacacacacacacacacacacacacacacacacacacacacacacacacactctagatggtagcccgattctaacgcatcgggtattctagactatgtatgtatgtatgtagtttatttatgattaTTTTAGAATATTACATTAAATACACaggagccggccgcgaccaattagcgaagcgtggttcaaatcctgcaccaattcgcggccggactgcacctgtcgctgattgttcgcggctggccacgtagtatatagcacagccacgtagtatatagcgcagcccatgcagtatatagcaatgtgggcatcatatccctgttaaaaaaaaaaaaatagttctatactcaccttccgttggccccggatccaagcgaagcggttaccgacgccccTCGGGCGCTCCagacccaagagtgcattgcggtatcgcgagatgatgacgtagcggtctcgcgagaccgctacgtcatcatctcgtgagaccgcaatgcatggagcggtcaccggagcgtcgcgaggagtgggaaaggccggtactggatccgaggggccgacggatggtgagtatataacaattttttttctttttttttttaacattagatctcttaactattgatgccgcataggcagcatcaatagttaaaagttggtcacacagagttaatagcagcggtaacggagtgcgttacccgcggcataacgcggtccattaccgctgcaattaaccctgtgtgagcgctgactggaggggagtatggagcgggcactgactgcggggacgaaggagcggccattttgccgccggactgtgcccgtcgctgattggtcgtggccgttttgccgcgaccaatcagcgacttggatttccatgacagacagaggccgcgaccaatgaatatccgtgacagacaggaagatggaagtgacccttagacaaatatatatatatatatatatatgtatgtatgtgtgtgtgtgtgtgtgtatgtgtatatatatatatatatatatatatatatatatatatatatatatatatatatatgccatagactgcgagaaagacaaccAAGATATGCTATGGACTTCCTTACCCCAACCTTGTACCCCATCCATCGCTCCCACAGTCCCTACTCGCTGTTCCCTACTGAAcacgtgctttggcaaaactgatgtttatttagtcctgccaataaagcttctttgaatttgtgtgtgtatatatatgtgtatatatatatatatatatatatatatatatatatatatatatatatatatatatatatatatatatatatatatatatatatatatatacatacatacacacactctcacGCACATTTCACCATGCTCACTGTGCCCACTTTCTCTCTGCAGAACCGGCTATCCTGGTGATGCACCACTCCATGAAGCCTCACCCTGCCATCACCGCCACTCTTCTAGATTTCATGTGCCGGGTAAGAGATAATGGCCCTGCTCTCTGCTGAGGTCGGGGCATCGCACATGCAGTGGTACTATAAGGCACAGGACGGAAGTTCCATGAATTAGTCACTACGCCCGCTTCTCTGAccactgacatttttttttttcaaccgtaAGTTTTTCTTTAGAATAAAGATGTCGTGTCTCACAGCATATTAACAATATGATCCGTGATCTTGGCATGCAGCCACGGGCATTGCCAGTCCTGGCTATCCTGTCTACATTACAGGACTGCCATTTAACACCAACTTGTTAACATAGCACAATATTGGGGATTAGCGGAAGGACAAAAGTGGTGACTATAAATCTATATAAGAAATGTTATATATTCTGTATGTGATATTCAGAATTATATAGTAATAGTATTCAACTGAAAAGACAGCCTTGTATCCATTTTTGTTAGAAATGTAAGTAGATTATTATTAGatatattacacaggtcaacaacaaaaaaatttttttctggtgtccaaaatattttaatgaatttggggtattattggggtgctgattctgaatatgctatcagttttgccagattggctcaagtttttgacatttttggtatcttatttatagcacttgttggtaaatgcgacgcatcatctcattaatttctttggattagtacttgaactgagcagttctcaatatagttttgtgttaattagtgttctaaaagtttgttcatagcttgatttttgcactaactttatgttgtctgttttccagtgaaaagcatgaactcatcaagaagaagttgtcttaacgatccagactcattctgttacatttgtggtgaatacacactgccaaaacatagaagaaacataacagacttcgtaaaaaaagtgtattttgcctattttggggttatgcttggggaccaagacaagttttgggcaccacacatagtgtgcaaagcatgtatcgaattattacgaaaatggagcaaaggacaaagaaaaagcttcaaatttggtgttccaatggtgtggagagagccaaacaatcatcatgatgactgttatttctgagcAGTGCAAgttcaaggattcaataagcataagaaacgaaaatgggagtaacatggaatctgcaagaaggcctgtccctcattgtgaagatgtgcctgtacctgtgtttaccataaataacagtcatcatgatgattttttggctctctccacaccattggaacaccaaatttgaagctttttctttgtcctttgctccattttcgtaataattcgatacatgctttgcacactatgtgtggtgcccaaaacttgtcttggtccccaagcataaccccaaaataggcaaaatacactttttttacgaagtctgttatgtttcttctatgttttggcagtgtgtattcaccacaaatgtaacagaatgagtctggatcgttaagacaacttcttcttgatgagttcatgcttttcactggaaaacagacaacataaagttagtgcaaaaatcaagctatgaacaaacttttagaacactaattaacacaaaactatattgagaactgctcagttcaagtactaatccaaagaaattaatgagatgatgcgtcgcatttaccaacaagtgctataaataagataccaaaaatctcaaaaacttgagccaatctggcaaaactgatgacatattcagaatcagcaccccaaaaataccctaaattcgatgaaatatctttggcaccaaaaatgctgttgaccagtgttattatacTGCCCCGACATCAGCGGGGGCTACACGGTGAGGCCACATGTCCTCCGCCATAGAAAATCTTTTTCAGGAGCAATCGGCCCTCGCTTCAATCAATTTTATTTATAGTAAAGATGATGCCAAATATCTGACAAGCAGCTAACTGTTATTGTAGGGATGGAGCGTTACTCCCCCCAGCCATTAGGGGGGCACATTGCACAGAATCTGTGTCCTAGCATCCTGTGTCCTTAAATCAGTCATGGCTGCCCCCCGACCCCTCCACCGTACTCCGGAGATGATCAGAAAATGCAAGCAATGTTCCCAATTTTGGAGTTGGGCTGTAGGAAGTCATCCTGTGGGACCCTCCGCCCTCTGCTTTAATATTCCCCCCAATTGCAGATTATTGTTCTTTGCCCAGTCCTGGTATTTCTCATTTTCTTCTCATTCTGAATCCTCCGCAAAGCTTGTGTGACAGGCCGGCTGCAAGCCTGGAGGAGCAGGAGAGCTGTGTACAGAGGAGTGTATGGGGCATGATGTACTGGTGCTGGTCACAAAGCAGTCACTCGATACTGGGctcatgtcactacacacataataCCGCTGAACTAGAGAAGTGTCCGACATCATGGCTGACATTTCCATGTCTTCTCATCTCACAGATAATCCCCAACTTCTACCCTCCACTAGAGGGGCATGTCAGGCAGGGCGTATTCAGCTCCCTCACCCACATCATGGAAAAGAGGGTCCTGGCgtgagtataatactgcccctatgtacaagaatataactactataatactgctcctacgtacaagaatagaactactataatactgtcccctatgtacaagaatgtaaccactataatacttccccctatgtacaagaatataaccactataatactgccccctatgtacaggaatataactactataatactgctccctatgtacaggaaaataactactataatactgttcctatgtacaagaattgaactacaataatactgccctctatgtacaagaatataactactataatactgctcctatgtacaagaatagaactactataatactgtcccctatgtacaagaatgtaaccactataatacttccccctatgtacaagaatataactactataatactgccccctatgtacaggaatataactactataatactgctccctatgtacaggaaaataactactataatactgttcctatgtacaagaattgaactacaataatactgccctctatgtacaagaatagaactacagggtgggccatttatatggatacacttaaataaaatgggaatggttagtgatatcaaattcctatttgtggcacatttGAGGGGGGAAGACTTTTCAAGATGGGGGGTGACCatagcagccattttgaagtcggccattttggatccaacttaatttttttcaatgggaagagggtcatgtgacacatcaaacttattgagaatttcacaagaaaaacaatggtgtgcttggtttaacataactttattctttcatgagttatttacaagtttatgaccacttataatactgccccctatgtacaagaatataaccagggctgtggaggcggtaagccaaacctccgactcctcaatttccatgactccgactccaccaaaatgggctccaggactccgactccacagccctgaatctaactactataatcctgctcctatgtacaaaaatatagctactgtaatcctgcccctatgtgcaagactagaactactagaatactgcccctatgtacaagaatatagctactataatactgatcctatgtacaagaatataactactataatactgctcctatgtgcaagaatataactactataacactgcctcctatgtacaggaatataactactataatactgatccctacGTGCTGTAGTACCACTACTTTGTGTGGATCTCTGTGGTGTGTTGTTGACCGATTGTGTGTTCCTTGCTACAGACATCTTGCTCCACTTTTCCACAACCCGAAGTTGGATAAGGAGCTGCGTTCGATGCTCAGAGAGAAGTTCCCGGAGTTCTGTAACCTGCCATCTCCGGCCTCAGAAAGTAAGGGCTGCACGTTAGTATGTGCCGTCTCGCTGTGTCTGCCCTCCTCGCTCTCTGCTGCTCCCGGTGATGACGACATCACTATCGTGTAGTACCTGCGCACTGTGCTGGTGCGGGGGGTGGCGGTGGGCGTGGTGACTCATTTACTATAGCGCCCTCTCTGTGCTTCCAGTGAAGGCGGAGGAGCCAGCTTCTCTTGAGATGGATAGCGGACTTGCAGACAAGGATGAGAGCTGCTATGACAGCGCGGAGGCTGCCTTCAgtgacgaggaggaggaggtgaacagcAAGAGTGCTGACAACGGTAATGGCTCTGCTCCTGGCATTGTAGTGCACCTGGACTTTTTGCGGCCCCCAGTATTATTCTATATTGATTTAATAGCGGGGTTCCTATTGTATAGATGGTATCGGGGTCTCGCCCCCTACAGGGAAAAAGAGGGAGTTCCGCTTCCACCCCATCAAGGAGCCGATCGTCGAGGAGCCTGTGGACATCACCCCATACCTGGAGCAGCTGGAGGAGCCGCTTCGGGAGAAGGTGATCGCCCTGCAGAAAGAGAGGTATGAGGGCCTATGATTGGGCGGCTTTGTACCCTCTGATATTGCTTATGGCCAGGATTTCACCCTGTCTTATGGCCTTCTATGCACTTGTGTTGCAGTGACATGGAGTCACAGTGTGAGCTGATGCAGGACATCGTGGAGCAGATACTGGAGGTGAGTGACAACACAGATATCAGCCTCGAGGTACGTGGTGATGTCATCACTGGTAACATCCTGTCCCCTCTCCCCCACAGGATGACTTTGACTCTGAGCAGCTATCTGTGCTGGCCTCCTGCCTCCAGGAGTTATTCAAAGCGCATTTCCGTGGTGAGGTCCTACCGGAGGAAATCACAGAAGAGTAAGTACCCCCGCCATGGGCACTGGTTGCTCTTCTGGGCTGTCGAAGACTGTCCTCTGTTTTTCTCAGGTCTCTGGAGGAGTCAGTGGGGAAGCCGCTGTATCTGATATTCAGGTAAGTCCTTTTTCCTGCCCCTCTCCTGAACCCCCCTTCTTTCCCCTCGCCCCGCTTCCTTTAGCCTTGCCCCGCCTCCTTTAGGCTCGCCCCTCCTCCTTTAGCCTCGCCCCAAACTTCGCCTCTTCTCCTTCCAGAAACTTGATCCAGATGCAGGAGGACAGCAGTGGGTTCTCTCTGCTCCTCGATCTCCTGTCCGAACTTTACCAGAAGCAACCAAAGATTGGCTACCACCTGTTGTACTACCTGAAGGCCAGGTGAGGGCACTGCTTTACTCCTGCGATGCTACAGTACCTGCCCCCAGGTGAGGGTGCTGCTTTACTCCCGGGATGCTACCTGCTCACGGGATGCTACCTGCCCACGGGTGTGGGTGCTGCGTTACTGCCACGATATAACCTGCTACTACCCCTGGGTAAGGGTGCTGTGTTACTCCTGCGATACTACCTGCCCCCGGGTGAGGGTCCTGTGTTACACCCACTATGCTACCTGCTCCCCGGATGTGGGCCCTGCGTTACTCCCGCGGTATTACCTGCCCCTGGGTGAGGGTGCTGCGTTACTCCCGTGATACTACCTGCCCCTGGGTGAGGGCTCTGCATTACTCCCACGATGTTACCTGCCCCTGGGTGAGGGTGCTGCGTTACTCCTGCGATACTACCTGCCCCCGGGTGAGGGCTCTGCATTACTCCCACGATGCTACCTGCCCCTGGGTGAGGGTGCTGCATTACTCCCGCGATACTACCTGCCCTCAGGTGAGGGCCCTGCATTACTCCCACGATGCTACCTGCCCCGGGGTGAGGGTGCTGCGTTACTCCTGCAATGCTTCCTGCCCTCGGGTGAGAGCGCACCGTTACTCCCGCAATGCTACCTGCCCCTGGGAGAGGTTGCTGCATTACTCCCACGATGCTACCTGCCCCCCGGGTGAGGGCCCTGCATTACTACGTGATGCTACCTGCCCCTGGGTGAGGGTGCTGCATTACTCCCACGATGCTGCCTGCCCCGGGGTGAGGGTGCTGCGTTATTCCTGCAATGCTACCTGCCCCCTTGCGAGGGTGCTGCACATTACTCCTGCGATACTACCTGCCCCTGGGTGAGGGCGCTGCGTTACTCCCGCAATGCTACCTGCCCCCTTGTGAGGGCGCTGCACGTTAGTCCTGCGCTGCTACCTGCCCCTGGGTGAGGGCGCTGCGTTACTCCCACGATGCTATCAGTCCTACACCTGCCTTGCTCACTTCCTTCCCCTCATTTCCTCTCATCCTGTCATGTCGTCTCATTACCA
This window harbors:
- the INTS3 gene encoding integrator complex subunit 3 isoform X1, with amino-acid sequence MEQKSKGKLLITTSLDAKDELEERLERCVALVTSMTNGVSEREANDALNAYVCKGSSQHEEVCLGLFTLVLSEAAQAQKCYRDLALVSRDGMNIVLNKINQLLMEKYLKLQDTCRTQLVWLVRELVKSGVLGADGVCMTFMKQIAGGDISAKNIWLAENVLDILMDQREWVMKSSLLIAMSVYTYLRLIVDHHGTPQLLTLRQKEVDFCTMLLRERFMDCFMIGRDLVRLLQNVARLPEFDSLWKDMLHNPQALNPQFTGILQLLQSRTSRKFLACRLTPDMETKLLFMTSRVRFGQQKRYQDWFQRQYLSTPDSQSLRCDLIRYICGVVHPSNEVLSSDILPRWAIIGWLLTTCTSNVAASNAKLALFYDWLFFSPEKDSIMNIEPAILVMHHSMKPHPAITATLLDFMCRIIPNFYPPLEGHVRQGVFSSLTHIMEKRVLAHLAPLFHNPKLDKELRSMLREKFPEFCNLPSPASEMKAEEPASLEMDSGLADKDESCYDSAEAAFSDEEEEVNSKSADNDGIGVSPPTGKKREFRFHPIKEPIVEEPVDITPYLEQLEEPLREKVIALQKESDMESQCELMQDIVEQILEDDFDSEQLSVLASCLQELFKAHFRGEVLPEEITEESLEESVGKPLYLIFRNLIQMQEDSSGFSLLLDLLSELYQKQPKIGYHLLYYLKASKAAAGKMNLYESFAQATQLGDLHTCLMMDMKACQEDDVRLLCYLTPSIYSEFPDETLRSGELLNMIVAVIDSAQLQELVCHVMMGNLVMFRKDSVLNILIQSLDWETFEQYCTWQLFLAHNVPLETIIPILQHLKYKEHPEALSCLLLQLRREKPTEEMVKMVLSRPYHSDDQFTTSILRHWCLKHDDPLAEHIKSLLIKNNSLPRKRQSLRSSSSKLAQLTLEQILEHLDNLRLNLSNTKQNFFSQTPILQALQHVQASCDEVHKMKFSDLFALAEEYEDSTKPPKSRRKGPMTSPRSRKNTAQPTNTEEESVSSSASEEEDAKPKPSKRKRKGSMAVASDSD